The DNA region cttttatttttccttactATCTATTATGCCTATGCACTTAAAAATAAGAAGtatagggggaaaaaaaatctataagcttatatatcaaaatatccGGTATTGCCCTGGTATGCAATTTTCCTACCTCCTTGTCCCTTCCctttatttacattttcagTTGTCATCTATGAAAGGACCCTTAGTATTTTCATCCAAATTAGGTTAATGGGCTTGGTCTATTGATTGGAGATAGTTTTCAGCTAATAGCTCATAAATCTTCAAGGTAACTAATCAATATAATTTAGTCAACTGTGCCACCAAATCATATGTTTCTCTGTTCCATCAAGAATTAATGAAAACAAATTAGGTGGCgcgaaataaataattttcggataataattatttcaaggaaggtgttttttttttttggcagttGATTATGATATATAGGCAAATGTGTCCTATGTATGCGATTCAGAAcggttatatttatatgtatcaTATCATGATCAAGATCGGTGAGTTGGAGAGGCAAATAacatatatttctttcttgtTCACATTAGTATGTAATatcgaaataaaaaattcaacaatattatttcacccaaaaaaaaaatttaagtcaAAAGAACAAAGACTGAAGCATGAatttacaattatatatagtCGGCTGTAATTAACAGAAAATTGAGAGAAATTATGTCATCAACGCGCGTCTCCACGAGCAACGCAGAAGCGCGTTGGTTAAAATATTAGGAACTCCACAAAAGGGTTAATTGGGAGGACATTAGAAactccaaaagaaaaataaataaaagcctTAACGAATTGATTTTGTGATTCAATATCTTTCTAGTTAAGTAAAGTTTGAGTTttgaatgtaaaaaaattcatgattggaAAAACTTTACTCataatagaccgacttaactCGAATTTGGACTAGTCGGTATGAATTTCTGAATAACATgatgcacaaaaaaaaacaaaacgttaaaaatattttttttttaaaagagttCTGGTGACAGACTAACACTCGGAAATGTTAATACATTCACGGACGGCCATTGactctctcctcctcttccctcCGCCACTTAATATAAATACACTCTTTGCTGCAATTCACTCTCTACACTCGATCGATCTAAACACTTCTCCTCACTCTCTCCCTTTTTCACCTCTTAATCGTCCCCTCTTCGATTTGTATTACGCAATCGGTTACACGGGTCGAACCTTGTAGTGTCTTATGGGTGGTCTCGAGGCGGAGGAGCGGCCGTTGGCAGGGGTTGCAGACGATGGTTCTTTGATGATCATCAAGGGCAAGCGCACGAAGCGCCCCAGGACACCGTCCGCGTGCGGTGGTGGTAGCATAACTGCAGCGTCAAGTTCATCGACCAGTGGCGGCAGCGGAGGCGGAGATTGTGATTTATATCCATCGTCGTCCTCCGGGACGATGTTGGAGAGCACTGAGGAGAAGGACATGGCTTACTGCCTGATTTTGCTCGCTCAGGGCCCCCGGAGGCAGAGAGACGAGGACCAAGCCGACGCCAAAATGGAAAGTGATGAGTTTTCGGGGAGTAGTAAGAAGTTCTCCGAGGTGGCCACCACGGGCGGCGCTTCCTCTAGGGCGGGCTTCTACGTGTACGAGTGCAAGACGTGCAGCCGGACTTTCCCTTCGTTCCAGGCCCTCGGTGGCCACCGGGCCAGCCACAAGAAGCCCAGGCCAGCGGAGGACCCAAAGAAGTCCCCCACTGAACCGAACTCTGATGAAGACGAAGAAGTAGGGCAATTCCGTAAAATCACCATCAGCCCGCCACTCAGCTCCTCCATCCCTAACTTCCCGAGCAAATTACTGCAAGCTAGCAAGCCAAAGATCCACGAGTGCTCGATATGCGGATCAGAGTTCTCGTCAGGCCAAGCCCTCGGTGGTCACATGAGGCGGCACAGGGCTGTGGCGGCCCCGCCCACCACGAGCGGCCACGCGACTATGATTGATTCTGTAATCACCGACCACTACAGTCACGGCCCTCGCATAGTCGGTGAAAACACCTCACGGCCAGGTGCAGTCCTATCACTAGACCTCAATCTCCCGGCACCAGAGGATGACCCGAAGTTCCAATTCGCACCAGCTCCGGCACAGAAGCCACTTTTGTTCTCCGGGCCGGCCCTGGTGGATTGCCACTATTAAGGGATCAAGATTATAGATGATCCGCACATACATCACACAGCCATAAAATGTTAAATTAAACTGTTCATTAATTGCCATTACAGTtattatattgatattgattTGATCACGATGATGATGAGCCAATGAATATGTCGAATTCTTTATATTCTTTacaagcttttttttttccttctaattttttttgggtttaattttataatttgttgCCCCCTTTCCTTAATGATCGATCGTCTTGTAGTTGAAGTAGAATACAACTTTGAGTAAGTAAGTGGTTAGTGTTCATGGTTGCCTTTCATTCACGAAAagtgagtgagtgagtgagtgagAGGCATCTCTTTCCTTCCCCTCCCCACTTTTATCCTCTTccctttttattacaaaaaagaaagggaaaaaaaataaaataaagagcAAATGGTTTTCGTTACTTTCAAGTGGTGCGATAGCGATGTGTACGTCACTTGAACACTCAACTCTCGACAAGACTGGATCACTACCGTCCAGATCACCAGAATCAATCGATCGAACAAACAGCATGGACTAATGAGACAAGTGTTTTTACACGAAACTAGAACTTCATTGAAGTTGGATTAGCAGATACATCGAATCACGGGCATTCAAGATCGATATTCATGAATGGCAAGGGGATCCATCGAGCTATAGGGTTTGGCAGGAGTGAACCAACACCACAACCAAGGGGCAGGGGTGGATTGGATTCCATTTGGGAGGCTTTGATTAATTTCAGTATATAAAGCTGACTGAATATATAGGAACTCACACACTGCAATCTGTTTTTATAAAAACTATTAATGATTTCAGTCTAATAACTGGTATCAATCACGAGATACTTTCATTAAATTTCGATTTATCATTATATtacatttttgaaaatttattttaattaccaTATACTTTCACTGAATTCCAATTTACCATTACATTACATTCTTGTACTTCTCTTACGCGTGTTGTTTCATTAAATGATGAatgtgaagagagagagggagaacaAGGCTGAGTTGGCAAGTGCCCTTAGCCTTGTGAATCCACCTGTAtatctttatattatatttctatGCCatccttttttaattaatttagtttCTTTGCACCGATCTTTtatgtttcttcttcttggcccttgttttattatattcctttttccctttttttcaagttttagCAACTGTCCGCCTCACTTTTCAGTTCTCTTGGCCGACCCGTTACACCTAATTAACCAACTGCATATCCTCTCCCTTGTTTTCCAATCCAACTTGCTCCATTAACCTAACTCGGATCCGCTCGATCCGACGACTCTCTGCCTAACATTTCTTCAATAAACTCTCAGAGTCGGACACTGGGAATTACGCGAAGGTCCCGGTTTCGTTGAGTGTGGACAAAAACCTACGTTGTGCGCCCTCGAAATTTCAAGATACAATTATATGTGAAAGTTAATTAACCGTTCCCAACACTTTTCTTTATTCATATTGATGATCATGGCCCATGAATGAACAGTCACATATAGACGTGGAGGCATTAACATATGGCGGGAGTTGGAAGAGATCGCAAGAGCAATTGGACCCACACAAGGGGTCCAATTTGGGATAGTGGGGTTTCGGCCAGTTATCGTGTATATGCGAATCTAATTAAACATCATGTTCGACAAAAACTTCAAGCCCCATGGACGTTTTgattaatcaataaataataatgcaCTGGGTCGTGCTTTGGTTTGGATGAGCATATGCATGTGCTGCCATTAAGTGCGAGATGATTAATCAACCATAATTCATgtgcatacatacatatatatatatatatatagtttatgtGCATAATtcatgtgcatatatatatatatatagtttatgtgtttgtgtgtgtgatggagagagagagagagagagagagagagagagagagagagagatgggaaGAGAGATGGACGAGAAATGACTAACACTCAACTTCACCATACATGCGCAGGCACTCCATACATGTGTAATAGAGTGTTGGTGATGTGCacgtatgtatatattttgccTGCGTGCTAATTGAGGACAACGAATAACATGTGGGCACATTTACAATGCCGTAGTGCCGATTCAACGACAAATGTTACACACGCGATAGCGCAACTGTTTCATTTGGTTACCTTCAATAATAACTCGAGGGAACTCCTTGAACAGTCTAGCCTGACGATCTTTTATTAGTCATTTCCTAAATCCTAATCGTCAAGAAAGACCTAATATCACAAGCTAATAACCAACCGCATTCATTGCTTATACATGCATTGCCCGAGGAGCAGAACCGAGGATTTCGAGTAAAGCACAAAGATCTATATATGTCGTTATATTTGCCAGTGGCATACTTATTAatatatcttaattatcagatTCCATTTTTGGTCCAGGAATATGATATGTGGACAGAATCTTCTTTAGAAGTGGGGCGATTTCTCCAAACCGAACATCCACTGGAAACGTCGGTGGCCATGAACATCCTGGCAAAGGCCAAATTCCAACTGCCTAGGACATTAATTTTGAATGGATGAAATCACTATATACCTGTCATTTTCTCTTCCCCCTTTGTACAATTCTTGAAGTCTAAAAGGGCCTCACTTAGACGACGGGACAAACTGATTCGAACCACCAGACGCGTGGTGGGTCAAGAGGCCCAGTACGTAGATGGAAAATCGACCGAGCATTGATCGGGAATTTCCAGAGACTTTGTCGAAATTACTTGGGAGATTTTAGGAGCATGGCTTTATGCCTCGGGCACATTGGATTGTTTGATAATGACACATTAAGCTGCCTTGACGGAGGCTTTCTGACTCTTTGGGATATCAATCAGCCGGCCGGTAAAATGTTCCTCAGGAAATCCGCAGACACTGCCAAATATTACATTTTTCCTCCTTTAACTATAATTTCGATCACTGGcccaagttttttttttttttataagttagGTAATCAAGGTACACTTTCATTTTCCATGGAACCTTACGTGCGTTTCCTCAATTGGGTATTCCTGGGAGAGGAGAGGACCTTCAATTGTGAAGACAGTCATTTTGCCCACAAATCCACCCCTTTGACGGAACCGGATTAGCACGTGAAGTTAAGAACGTGTGCATTCATTTTTCGTAACATAAGTCGGTCTTTTATAGCTCTCGACTAAATTCTAGAACTTTTCTGTCTAGTAGTCCTCGCTATCCACTGGCCCTGCCTAGGTAATTTACGGACCAATGTCGACCTTCAATTTGAAGAAAATTACAGATACATATGTTTGTTCGATGAATCAGGACATCAAGGTTGCTGTGGTGTAGTGGTTATCACGTTAGTCTTACACACTAAAGGTCCCCAGTTCGATCCTGGGCAgcaacattttctttttccctttttttttttccccttcctgAAGACCAATTGTaacaatttcttttaaaattttttttactctatatatatatatatatatatgcgcacGCACACACTAGAGGATGACTCGCATTATGCACATGAATGACATAAAATAGATAAtgggaaaaaatatttaccttaAATAATGTTCAAATATCGACTTAACAAATCCGAGAGTCTTTAACAGTatcaatttgttttttttaaaatatatatatataaaaagtttgaaaaaaattgcaaaaaacaATCGAAATGGATCATGGATAGATAAAACATAGCATAGGTATagaggagagagggagagaagagAAGTGACGGAGAGATGGAGAGAGGATATAGGAAAATAGATAATTACTTAGATAAAGTTACAATTATGTCCTCAATTATgtgatttttattaattagacttacttttttatgaaatttttggaAAACTGAAAGTTAAATAAAAGTTATCCTTCTTGCTTTATTATAGTACAGATAATTATAAGAATTATGCCAGCGCGGTATCACATAAATCTTTTGTGTGAGTtcttatttctaaaatttaatAGTCTTGTTATTAGTTAGAGATTGAAATAATATTAgcagttaaaaattttaattgatgaaatgaattaaaaagaTTAAGAGAAGGTGTTTGATGTTAGTGAGAGGAAAAGAGTGAgaagggagaaagagagaatgtGAGAGGAGAGTGAGGAATTAGTTTAGAAGAAACTTATAATTATTGATATATTCATaacttttttaatatttaatggatattaattttttattctacTTTTATGGGTATTTTTTAGATAATGAAAGTTACTCCAACTATCAtcctatttcattttggatCATGGATGGAGAAAAGTTAGCATGCGTATAGAGGAGAGACGGAGAGAAGAGAAGTGAGGGAGAGCGGGAGCGAGAATATGGGAAATAGATAATTATTTagataaagttaaaattatgtccttaattatatgatttttattaattagacTTATTTTTGTAAGAAGTTTGAGATAGTGAACGTTAAATAAAAGTCATCCGTCTTGCTTTATAATTGGATAACATTCGCTTTATCAATTCTGAAGATATCAAGAACAAATGAGCAGCTTTGACGTATTTcaacattttcttcttttctctttttcttaagaacaattttaacaattttctttttttattgtatatataattataagggaaaaatatatgccaTAACATaactttttacttttatgtcaattttatcacaacattttaaaattatactatatagCATAACGTTTAAGGCATATTGTCAATTATAGTCTGACGTTAAATTATCTGTGAAAATTAAATGGAAGGTTGATGTGGGTCGCACGTGAATGAATAGTGGGCTCAGACTCTTACCATATGCAGAATAACCCATATTTCAACTCGCACAGCCCTTTTACCTACCCGACTCCCTCACCATCAATATCCGAATATCATTTTGCCCTCTTCATATTCaaaatttctctttttgaAAACAACCACACCATCAAtagaatggaaaaaaaatcacttatTGTACTTATTACAGTTCATATAGTGATCGATGGATAAAAAATTGTTGGAAAGAAACTGGAAGCTCATACCTGTCAAATGAAATACAAaccttaatttgttttcttctatGGAACAAAAGAGTGAAAAGTATGAAGAGAGAGACTACTAAGCTTATGGATGAAGAGGGCGGAGAAAGGCAAACCCTGAACTAATGAAAAATTTGGGGCTGCAGTGAGGCGGGATATGTGTGAAGAGGCGGGAATGGTATTCAGGCATTGATGGTGAGGGAATAGGGTGAGTAATGCAAAATTGTTAGAAAGAAAGTAGAAGCTCATACctgtaaaataaaatgcaaaacttaatttgttttcttttatggGAATAAAAGAGTGAGAAGCATGAAAAGAGAAACTGACAAGCTCATGGGTGAAGAGGGCAGAGAAAGGCAAAGCATTAAATTGAAGAGAAATTTGAGGCTGCAGTAAGGAGGGACATGTGTGAAGAGATGTGAATGGTATTTTGGCATTAATGGTGAGTCACCGAGCAAGTGATTATTTCCCAAGTGATAAGAGTCTAGGCTTACTTTTCATCCATAGGTGTGTCACATCAGCcttctatttaatttttacagGAAATTTGACGTCATGACATAATTGACACTATACCATAAACGATGTAttatataatgtaattttaaatattatgatAAAATGGACACAAAAGTAAAATATTGTGCTATGGTTGACATTATACTCTAAACGATGTGATATATgatgtaattttaaaagattatgataaaattaatataaaacaaaatattgtgATATGACATTTTTTTGCTAATTATAATGGGATAGTATTTGCTTTACTTATCAATTCTAAAGATATCAACAAATAAAAGctttgatatattttaatacACAAATTTGAACGGCTATTTTGATTCACAAAGAACTCTTACTTGCTTTACTCTAAAGATTACACAATCACTACATTTCTCCTTCCCAAAACCATTCCCCTAATGCACCTCTACATATGTATCAAATTACGCTTCTTATACAAGTCGAGCTCAGTGGGGATCGCATCAAGCTGGACACTGCCCATCTCTCAGTTCGCATACACGTTCACCCTCACTCGAGCGGTTACTTCAGGGTGAAGCTTCAGCTCTGCCACATATTCCCCTGTTTCGCGTATCTCTGGAAGTTCTACGATTCGCTTGTCTACTTCCCTGTTGATCAGTTGACTGAGTGACATACAGAATGGCGATGAAGAATTGAGACAGAGGGAGAAGAACAAACACGACCCATTATTACCTCTGAAGTTGAGCCTTGATAATGTCCACGAGGTCTTGAGCAGTCACGCTGCCAAAACAAGCAAAATCTCAACATTTCGGCCATATAGAATATGGAATGTTGGTGTTTAATTCATATCAGCTTACGTTCCGAAGATCTGCTTTCCTTTTCCACCCTTGCGCTTCACCTTAAAAGCTCCGACGGTTTCGAACATTAGAGCAAGTTGCTGGGCTTCTTCTTTCACCTGAGAAGGGAAATTATGGAATCATCACCAGAATATTTTCCAACAGACATTGCAAAACAGAATTTCCTATCTGAAAAACAGAGAATCCGCAGTATATTGGCTTGTAAGGGCTTGATCTTGGATCTCACATCAATAAACTTAATGACATGACAGCAGAGGACGTCAAATCCATGACATATCAAATCCTCTAGGACTGGTATTTAAACCAAAGGCATGTCACATTAAATTTCACTATAATTCTCTATCCATGCAAAGAGGATCGTGTTTTTATATGATCAAATACGATAATATTTATTGGTAAGTCAGCTGATCAGATTATATCATTCATTAGTATAACAGTTCATCAAAGATGAATGAGAAAATATCGGTAAGCGATGACGAATGATATGGGAAAGGAGTAAGAATCTAAGATTTAAGTACCCGAATCTTCTCAGCCTCgattctttcttcttcaattttcatttccctgtaaggggaaaaagaacgagaaaaagaaaaagaaaccagAGCAGCATGGATCACTAAATGCGAAATCAGTAATCTGCTAGCATGTAAGATGatacaaatgaatatttttcaagGACTCGCATTCAGGAACCAACATTGGCATGGTTTCTCTTACTTAATTGTGCAGTTGTTTGAGGGCCTCATGAGGCCACTGGCAAATAGTATTCTCGATATTGGAAGAAATGAAACACTTTTGAACGTATCGGCAGATCAAGTGACTGGACACTCTCCGTAACTGCATACATTCTTTAACTGAATTTATGATCAATCAGCATTTCCAAAAGGGTTTAGAGCCTAAAACATTGGGCTAGCCTTTCTACGATGATTATGAATGCCCCCAACACATTAAATGGGCTCAAAAAAGACATCTACATCGCTTCCTTCCTAGGCAGCATTTCTCTAATACCAAATGTGTCTAGGCAAATCATAATGTGAGAACACCTCAGCTTTATGTGATCAAACACTCCTCCACAATCCAAGAACTCGAATTCCAAAGTGAGATACAATATTTGAAATTCCAAAGATAACTCTAAACCAGAGAATGAAATACTCAGGCTGGGTTAAGCATATTACTTGAGCAGAAAAGGAGTGACAATCTGAGCCTTTCCCGTGGGCAAGAGAAAGTTCCGGTAGTACCCGGCCCTCACATCCAGCAGCTCACCCTTGTTCCCCAGGGACACCACGTCCTCCTTCAGTATTATCTGAGCAGAGACAGAATGCCACACGCAGAGACAAATCAGTATCCCCATCTCCCAAACTCCTCCATTTCCTCAACTCCCCCAAAACTACTCATCAAAAAGCCATCTTTTAGACACCCATATAGCAAAATTGGGATTTTCCCACCACAATGCAGCAAGCCAAACAAGAACTTCCATCAGAGTAATGGCTACGGCCCGAGTGGAAGCAGACAAGGAGAACCCATTTCGTGAGTTTTCATGTATCATTTACCTTGCGGGTCTTCTTGGTTTTCTTCTGGGCGAAAACCAGCAGCCCAGTTCTCTTGTCGGGCAGCTTGGTGGCCTCATTGCTGCAACCGCCGAAGCTCTGGAGCAGGGACGAGGAGCTCCTCCACGAGAGCGTCGCTGCCGGTGACGACATTCCCCAATTTCTTGGCCTTCCCACTCGCTCTGGCTCGATCAATCTTATCCGGTGACGTTCTTCTCCAGCTGCTTCTGCTGCTCGTAAGCCTCTCTTATCTGTTTCGCGGTGCaaaggagggagagagagggacagAGGTAAGAGACCCGTCTGACGCTTTATGGGCTGTTGCTTGTTGATGGGCCTCGGAGGAGAACGGGTTGGGCCGACCAGGGCCCACGGGACCCCTTCCCCTGCGATTTGCCCACACGCCCCGATACAGGAGGTCATCCGTAACTGCACAAAACATGTGGGGCTTGAATTGAATCGAGAAGATACCCTCACATCTGACATTACAGAACCTAATCCTTTGCTTATCAGTTCTATGTTATGCATGTTCGAGTTCAAATGCCTATTGAAGCCATTACAGTTCAAAATCTCCCAAGAGGAATTAAGCTTTGACTGGATTAATCGAAATATACACAATATTGCTTGACTAGCTCTTCTAGCTCTTCTCTGCATAAGAGAAGCATCGAGTGGGTAGGCTCACCCAGTGCATGTTACCTCATCTAATGTCTTACtaattcatattttaatatacTGTAAAGGTattaaattgtaataatttaCTATTATGAGTTGTAATAATATAAGAGAAAAAACAGAAATTAAAGGTTTATTGgataatttattgaaattaactaaatttattcaaattcacAAAAGCTtaataaatgagaaaaatgCATCAAAGAATATAGAtgttcaaaaatttaaaggcTTTATAATTACTATTCTTTTGCAAGGTAAATTGACGATTTTGACAtaatagaatttttaaaaattattttattagaaatttcattgataattgaaatcaataaatatgTAAACGAATCTTTGCTAATAATTGtcgaattaattttttttatcattgaaatataaaatctaccatattcaaattcatatggtgaaaaaaaaaacagagaattGTAATGTAACACAAACTCTCTAATAATCCATATCAAATATTACTTTCATActcattttcttattatgaaaatttttgtaCAAATCTATGCAATGCACGGGTCCAACAATCTagtctatctatatatagtaaaagCCACTTGAATAGTAATAAAAATGCTCTTGATTAAtgcaattgaaaaatatttaaaagaataaacttcgattttaaaaaaaatacttgaaGATATAGCAAACATGTATAGATACTTGCATGCAATAAATGCAATTAGTTATAGCATTGCAAGTACCTAAATACCTTAATAACTAGTGTTTGATCCTGTGCATTGCACTAGATTCCTTTCATAAATTCATTATCAATTTATATTGTAATTAGTTTTATCTAAGAAGactatttttcttattaagaGTAAcaatttttgttaattattaattttacaatttcaacaatatttttcaataatttttgaataatttttgttaaaacttttaaaattaataacttTCCAACTGTTTGTCTTCTTAATCaccaatttttaaaaaaaatccttacttaatattattcgTAGCATtgccataattttttttattttatatcattACCTAGTCTATTTTCCATGCATACACGgccttatttttatttatctagTGTTGTAGTTACTCatttataatatcaaaatgtttatattattaattcattcaatattTTAACATGATCATCGAATCGAAAGTTCAATATAGTTTTATTCATAAACTTCACTCTTTTATATTACATGCTATCTTCgtaaaacttttaatttttcataactCTAATGGTCCattatttacttttgattAAAAGGATATTGCATTTTGCAATTagcattttcattattttcaaattata from Punica granatum isolate Tunisia-2019 chromosome 3, ASM765513v2, whole genome shotgun sequence includes:
- the LOC116198635 gene encoding 50S ribosomal protein L9, chloroplastic — encoded protein: MSSPAATLSWRSSSSLLQSFGGCSNEATKLPDKRTGLLVFAQKKTKKTRKIILKEDVVSLGNKGELLDVRAGYYRNFLLPTGKAQIVTPFLLKEMKIEEERIEAEKIRVKEEAQQLALMFETVGAFKVKRKGGKGKQIFGTVTAQDLVDIIKAQLQREVDKRIVELPEIRETGEYVAELKLHPEVTARVRVNVYAN
- the LOC116201862 gene encoding zinc finger protein ZAT5, which gives rise to MGGLEAEERPLAGVADDGSLMIIKGKRTKRPRTPSACGGGSITAASSSSTSGGSGGGDCDLYPSSSSGTMLESTEEKDMAYCLILLAQGPRRQRDEDQADAKMESDEFSGSSKKFSEVATTGGASSRAGFYVYECKTCSRTFPSFQALGGHRASHKKPRPAEDPKKSPTEPNSDEDEEVGQFRKITISPPLSSSIPNFPSKLLQASKPKIHECSICGSEFSSGQALGGHMRRHRAVAAPPTTSGHATMIDSVITDHYSHGPRIVGENTSRPGAVLSLDLNLPAPEDDPKFQFAPAPAQKPLLFSGPALVDCHY